The nucleotide sequence TATATTTCCTTATTATTAATAAATAATTGAATGATAAACATTTTTTGATATAGATAGTAAATATGAATATAAAATTATTTAAATTTTATATCTTATTATAATTATTTAAATATTATAATTATCACAAATACTTTTAGCATCATAAGCATTTTTATTATTACAAGTCTTTTTCGTTATTGCAATTTGTTTAATTATTATAAGTATAATATACTCTTTGAAAATGATATTTGCAAGCTTCGGCAGGGCAGATGTAATCTGCCTCGTTAGGCGCGCAGTCACAAACTTTATTTATATAAATAATTAATTCAATTAGAGCCTAAAATACAAGTGATTTTATTTTTGCTTATATTATACACTCATATAAAAAAATGTATTAGCAAGCAACGGCAGGGCAGATGTAATCTGCCTCGTTAGGCGCGCAGTAGCAAATTTTATTTATATTAAATAATTAATTCAATTAATTCCTAAATTACAGATGGTTTTATTTTTACAAATATATATACTCGTATAAAAAATATTTTCTGCAAGCTTCGGCAGGGCAGATGTAATCTGCCTCGTTAGGCGCGCGGTCACAAATTTTATTTATATTAAATAATTAATTCTAATTAGTTCCTAAATTACAGATGGTTATATATATATACTCGTATAAAAAATATTTTCTGCAAGCTTCGGCAGGGCAGATGTAATCTGCCTCGTTAGGCGCGCGGTCACAAATTTTATTTATATTAAATAATTAATTCTAATTAGTTCCTAAATTACAGATGGTTATATATATATACTCGTATAAAAAATATTTTCTGCAAGCTTCGGCAGGGCAGATGTAATCTGCCGCGTTAGGCGCGCAGTCACAAATTTTATTTATATTAAATAATTAATTCAATTTAGACCTTTAAATATATATATTAACGTCATCAATAACATCACTTGCTATTTATAATTTTAAATAAAACAATATTATTTTCTCATATCAGAAAGTAAATTTATAAAATAAGATAAATATGGCAATATTAAATATTAAAAGAAATTAAAATATTTTAAATGTATCAAAAGCCCCCTCAGCGTCAGCATCATCCAAACCATAATGCAATCCAACATAGCAGATATAATAAATAATAAAATACTCCAACCATATACAGTATGTGTTTAAAATTTTAACAAATATATTACTCATGACATAATCAGGCCATTTAGCCTTTGCTAATCAGCAAAAATAAATATAACACAAATATATAATATCCTGAAAGGAGCAAAAAGAATGAAAGAATATTTACAGATTGAAAAAGTTATAGGGAGAGAAATCCTTGACTCACGCGGCAATCCTACTGTTGAAGCTGAGGTTCATCTTGCCGACGGCACTATCGGCCGTGGAACAGCGCCAAGCGGCGCGTCTACCGGCGAGTTTGAAGCGTTAGAACTTCGTGATGACGATAAAGACAGGTACCTTGGCAAAGGCGTTACAAAAGCTGTTGAAAACATTAATACGATAATAAATGAAACCATATCAGGAATGGACGCTTCAGATATTTACGCAATAGACAAAGCCATGATAGCCGCAGACGGCACAAAAGACAAATCAAAACTCGGTGCTAACGCAATCCTAGCCGTATCAATAGCAGCATCCAGAGCGGCGTCAATTTCACTTGATATACCTCTTTACAAATTTTGGGGCGGAATTTCCGGCAATATTCTGCCTGTACCGATGATGAATATTTTAAACGGCGGAGCACATGCCGCTAATACTGTTGATGTTCAGGAATTTATGATAATGCCTGTAGGAGCAAAAAGTTTTAAAGAAGCCCTGCGCTGGTGTGCTGAAGTATTTCATGCCCTTGCATCATTGCTCAAATCAAAAGGCCTAACCACATCAGTGGGTGATGAGGGTGGATTTGCTCCTGACCTTGCCAGCGATGAGGAAGCTATTCAGTATATTCTCGAAGCAGTTAAAGCTGCCGGTTATGAACCTGAAAAAGATTTCATGATTGCGATGGACGCGGCTACAAGCGAATGGAAAGGTTCAAAACCCGGAGAATATATTCTTCCGAAAGCAGGAACAAAATTTACTTCTGAAGAATTAATAGCACACTGGAAAAAACTTGTGGAAAAATATCCTATTATTTCAATTGAAGACGCTCTTGACGAGGAAGATTGGGAAGGCTGGCAGAAGCTGACGCAAGAACTCGGGAACAAGGTTCAGTTAGTAGGAGACGACCTTTTTGTTACCAACACCGAACGTCTGAAAAAAGGAATCGACCTTGCATGTGGAAACTCAATTCTTATTAAGCTCAACCAAATAGGTTCTGTATCAGAAACTCTGGAAGCAATAAAAATGGCCCACAAATCCGGATACACTGCTATTTCATCACATAGGTCAGGCGAGACAGAAGACACAACAATTGCAGATTTGGCGGTTGCCCTTAACACATGCCAAATCAAAACTGGCGCGCCCAGCCGTTCTGAAAGAGTCGCAAAATATAACCAGCTGATTCGTATTGAGGAGGAACTCGGTGATTCTGCCGTATATCCGGGACTTTCAGCGTTTAATATAAAAAATAAGTAAAATTATCTGCCCGCCTAGTACGGGCAATACATATAAAACATTCAGTAAATAACAAAAAGGATAAAAGGTATGAGTATTGTATTAACTGGAGGAAACGACCGTATAGCAACCAGATACAAAGATATTTTCAAATCATACAAATATAAGGCTAAAGTTTTTACGCAGATGCCGCCCTACTTCGAAAATAAACTCGGCAAACATGCTATAATGGTAGTATTTATCAATACTTGTTCGCATAAAATGATTAACACTGTTAATCAAAGATCTGCAAAACATAATATTCCTGTAATAAAGTCACACTGCGCCAGTGTAACAACTCTGAAATAAATTCTTCAGGAATACTGCGCATAATTTTATTTTTTCGGCCTTTGGTTAGTTATAGCTAACCAAAGGCAATAAATTCTTTCATTTTGCAAAAAATCAATTTACTTTTTAACTTCAATGTATTTTTTATTTAATCTATTAAAATTTTAAACTAATATTACATAGTTAAAGGTCATAACCCAATATATTCAAATTTTTAAATCATTTCTTAAACCGCAGAACTTAAAAATAAATCCAATTACGTAATACATAAAAACAATAATTACTTTTCAGCTTTCTTGATATTAAACTTATATACTATTTTTTAAAATTACATTTTTGCAATATTGAAATAATTTATTCACTTATTTGACATTAAGTAAATATTATTATATAATATATATAAATATTACATAAAGGTGATTATTATGAAAAAATATATATTGATATTATTAACAATTTTATCTCTATCTGTTATATTTTATTTCCCTGTCAGTGCTGATACTTATGAAGAACTGACATATATAAAATCCTGGGATGGTATTACAATTACCGGCTGCAGTGAAAATTCCACAAACATAATTATCCCATCCATGATTGACGGTTTACCTGTTACTACTGTAGGCACGAGAGCCTTCGCAAACACCCGCAAACTCAACAGTGTGATTATTTCTGATGGTGTAATAAAACTAGACTATCAATCATTTGAAAACTCATCTGTAAAAAGTGTATCTCTTCCTGACACAATTCAAACAATCGGCGGCTATGTATTTAATAACTGTAATTATCTTTCTGAAATAAATTTGCCGTCTGAATTACAAAATATTGGTTATAGTGCTTTTTCAAACTGTTCAAGACTTACTTCAATAAATATTCCAAACGGAATAACAGAGATACGTGATAATTGTTTTTCCGGCTGCTCATCTTTATCAAACATAGATATACCCCTCTCTGTAACTTCTATTGGTATTTCTGCATTCTCAGACTGTGCGGGACTCACATCTGTCACTGTTCCGGATACTGTAACCTTTCTTGGAGATTTTACATTTTCCGGCTGTACCGGTCTAATTTCCGCTTCTCTACCGGAAGGTATAACTGAAATAAATGGCACATTCAGCGGATGCACTTCACTGACTGATTTTATAATTCCAAAGACTGTAACCAGTATTTCAGAAGCATTTGAAGGCTGCGCTTTTAAAAACATAGAAATTCCTAATGCTATAACCAAAATCGGAAAAAACTCATTTAAAAATTGTACGGCTCTTGAAAATATAAAGATACCGGATAGCGTAACTGAAATCAATGTATATGCATTTTCTAACTGTGTTTCTCTTAAACATATAGATATGCCAAAATACTTGCCGAAGATTGATTATTATGTTTTTTTATCATGCCGCAGTTTAAAAGACATTGTTATACCAGACGGCGTTACTGAGGTAGGCGGTGCCGCTTTTAAAAATTGTTCAGCTCTAGAAAGCGTATTATTGCCGGACAGCGTAATATCAATAAAAGATAGTGCTTTCGAATCTTGTACCTCTTTAAAATATATTGAATTACCAAATAACGTAAATGAAATATGTAAAGAGACTTTTACAGGCTGTACAGCACTTGAAAACGTAAAAATGTTTAACAGTATCAATACAATTGGCGAATCTGCATTTCAAGGCTGCAGGAGTTTGAAGTCAATTCAATTACCTAATAGTTTAACAGAAATCACAAACGATGTTTTTAATGAATGTTATTCTCTTAAAAAAGTGTCAATACCAAACAGCATAAAAAATATTGGACAAAGTGCTTTCAAAAATTGTGTAAGCCTTGAATCTATAATCTTGCCCGATACCATAGAATATATTTATGGAAAAACGTTTCAAAACTGCTGTTCTATTACCGAAATTACTATTCCAGAAAACGTAAAATCAATATACAATGAAGCATTTAAAGATTGCACTTATCTAAAAAAAATTAATTTTAATAAAGCATTAGAAACCATAGGATATTCGGCGTTTCAAAATTGTTATTCCCTTACTGAAGTTACTATTCCGGAAAACGTAACATCAATAGGCAGCGAAATATTTAAAAATTGTACATCATTGAAAAAGGTTAACCTAAATAACGCATTAAAGGAAATAGGCAGCGCGGCATTTATAAATTGTTATTATCTTACCGAAATTACAATTCCAAAAGGCGTAGAATCAATAAAAACTAAAACTTTAAAAAACTGTACTTACTTAAAAAATGTTAACCTAAGTGAGGGATTAAAATACATAGGGAATGAGGCATTTACAAAATGTGCCAGTCTATCAGACATTGAGCTTCCCGAGAGTATTGAGTCAGTATCAAGCACAATTTTTTTGAACTGTGACAGAATCGGAAATATGTATGACCATTTTGCTGCTTTAAAGAATATTGAAAGAAAAATGATATTAACAATTGACAATGATACAGCAAAGGTTGGAAATATAGATGTTTATCTAGGCGCAGCGCCGCAGATAGTAAACAACAGAACCATGTTACCTGCACGGCCTGTTGCAGATTTTATCGGCGCTAAAACTGATTGGAGCGAATTGGATGAGACTGTTACAATTCACTCTAATAACAATAACATAAAATTAAAACTCGGCTCTAATATTGCATATGTCAACAATAAAGCTCAAACACTTGATTCACCGCCATACCTATATAAAGACCGCACATTTGTTCCATTGAGATTTCTTGTTGAAAACTTGGACGCAAAAATCACTTGGGACGAGGAAAGTCAAACTGTGACAATTGAATAGTATTTCTGACCTCGAAACTTTCTGTATTCGAGGTCAGATTATTTTATAAAATGTTGTCTGAGACTATATTATAAATATACTCGCTTCACAAAACATATATAAAAAATTAATATAAAACGCGCTGTGATTATCACAGCGCGTAAAATTAATGTTGAGTTAATTTTAATATCTAATCAATTAAATTATTTCATCATTGAAGCAACTTCTTCAGCGAAGTTATCCTGCTTCTTTTCCATTCCTTCACCCTTTTCAAAACGAGCGAATTTTGCAATCTTAATTTCTGTTCCAAGAGTATTTGCAACACCGTCAACATACTTCTGAACACTCATGTCGGGGTCCTTAACATATGCCTGGTCTACAAGACAAACTTCCTTGTAATATTTCTTTATACGGCCTGCAACCATCTTGTCAACAATTGCTTCCGGCTTACCCTCGTTCAGAGCCTGCTGTTTCAAGATTTCTGCTTCCTTCTCTACTACCTCAGTCGGAACAGTTTCCTCTGTTAGATATTCAGGAGCGGCAGCAGCTATCTGCATAGCCACATTCTTAGCCATCTCAACAAACTCAGGTGTTTCAGCCTTTGAAGCGTCTGATACTTCAAAATTAACAAGAACGCCGATTCTTCCGCCGGCATGAACATATGACTGGTTGATACCCTTATATGTCTCAAAACGGCGAATATTCATATTCTCGCCGATAGTAGCAATCTTCTCGGTCAAAGCGTCGCCAACTGTCTGGCTTCCGCCGTCAATTGTCAAAGTCTTAAGCTCTTCAACATCAGCAGGAGCATTATTAGCAATTGTCTTAGCTATATCTTCAACAAACTTCTGGAAATCAGCATTCTTTGCAACAAAGTCAGTTTCAGAGTTAACCTCAACAACAACGCCTGTGTCTCCATAAACAAACGAACCAACCATACCTTCTGCAGCGATTCTGCCTGCCTTTTTGGCAGCTTTTGAAAGACCTTTTTCTCTTAAATATTCAATAGCCTTTTCCTGATCGCCGTCTGTTTCAGTAAGAGCTTTCTTGCAGTCCATCATTCCGCAGCCTGTCATCTCTCTTAATGTTTTTACATCTTGTGCTGTAAATGCCATTTTTATTCTTCCTTTCGTAAAAAACTTCTTATTATATTATTCGTCAAGAACGTCTAGAGTAACCTCTTCGTTCTGAGTTTCCTCCATCTGCTCGCCCTGCTTGCCTTCAAGGATAGCGTTTCCGATTGTAGAAACAATAAGCTTAACGGCACGGATAGCATCGTCATTGCCGGGGATAGGATAATCAGCTTCTTCAGGGTCACAGTTAGTATCAACGATAGCGATTACCGGGATACCAAGCTTGTGAGCTTCAGCTATAGCATTCTTTTCTTTTCTTGGGTCAACAACAAACATAGCTGACGGTAAGTTCTGCATGTTTTTGATACCGCCGAGGAACTTTTCAAGTCTTTCTTTCTCAAGATTCAACTTGATAACTTCCTTCTTAGGAAGAAGTTCCATAGTTCCGTCCTCAGCCATCTTGTCAAGCTGGAACAATCTGCTGATTCTCTTTTTAATAGTCTTAAAGTTTGTGAGCATACCGCCGAGCCATCTTGCATTTACATAGTACATGCCTGTTCTCTCAGCTTCCTCTTTGATTGCTTCCTGAGCCTGCTTCTTTGTTCCAACAAAAAGAACACTTCCGCCCTCGGCAGCAACATCACGGGTAAAGTAATATGCTTCCTCAATCATCTTAACTGTCTTCTGAAGATCAATGATATAAATACCATTTCTCTCAGTGAAAATGTACTCGGCCATTTTAGGGTTCCAACGGCGAGTTTGATGTCCGAAATGAACACCTGCTTCCAATAACTGCTTCATTTGTACTACTCCCATATTTTACACCTCCATAAAGTTATACCTCCGCCTTGCTCAGCTTTCATAAGAACCGGAATGGGAATACCGGCACATCAAATGAAATCACAAAGCGTGTGTATTTTATATAATTTGGACAAACTTAGCCCAAACACCGAAATAGTATATCATAACCAAATTGTAAATGCAAGACTTTTTTCTATATTTTTTCAAAAAATTATATATGTAAATTGCAATATCAAATAGGACATTTATAAAAACCAGTAAACACCTCATTAGATATATGATAATTGATAATTTTTCCGGCAGCTCATTAAACAAGTATCATCTTTATTGTTTCTATAAAACTATAAAAAAGGCCGAAATCATTGCACAGAAATGTTAATGTTATTTAATATAAAAATGAATATAAAAAATGTTCTTTTGCTAGCTTCAGCAGGACTTTGTCTACACCTGTAAGATAGGTGCACACATTCAAATAATCATTAAAACAACATATAAAAAATATTTCTAAATAAATTATAAAAAGTGTGGTTTTGTAAGCTTCGGTAGGACGTACGAAGTACGTCGCGTAAGGCGCGCAGTCGTGGAACAGTTTATTATAAAACGGATTATGACAAACTGTTCTATGTATATTTACGCTCCGCGTAAGATGACAGCTCACCTGAAGCGGCGCATAAATGCGCAATACATCACAACTAAGTAATTTATTGACGTTTAAGGCTATGACAAAAAAAGTCACTTTTGTATCACACCCACCAGAGGTGGGAAACATCACAACTAAGTCATATTATTGACATTGAAGGTTTAAGGAATAAAGAGATATTTGGGCTCACACCCACCATTTAGGTGGGGTCACAGTCACACCTCCCGATGTTCACTAAAAACACTCTGTATACAGAATAATATTTCTAAAATAAATTATTATATGAAATATGGTTTTGCAAGCATCGGAGGGCTGTGAATAACTTTTTTATTATAATAATAAATATAAAACTAAAAATTTTGCAATAATCTTTTTCAACAATATACTATGTAATATTTTCTTATTATAATAAGAAAATATAAAAATCCGCCTACACAATTGTAGGCGGATTTAAATAACTTGCTATTTTACCAAATTGATACTCTGTTCTCAGGAGCAACGTACATTCCATCTTCTTCAGTTATGTCAAAAGCTTCGTAAAACTCATCAAATAATGCAGCAAGCCTATTCGCTCTGACAATTCCAAAAGAATGAACATCTATTGTGCTCAGACTCTCTAAATACTGGCGCTGACCTGTTATCTTCCAAAGCTTAGCATTACTTTCAAAAAACAGTTTATAATCAGGATTTTCGAGTTTTTTCATGGCGTCAAGCGCACATGCCATTCCTCCAATATCAGCTACGTTCTCGCTTATTGTAAGTTCGCCGTCTGTTTGGATTCCGGGAGCGGATTCAAATCCGTTATAATAGTTAACAACATCCTGGCAAAGCTGTTCAAACACAGCTAAATCCTCTTCAGTCCACCAATTTGCAGCGTTTCCAAACTCATCAAATTTTGCGCCGTTATTATCAAAAGCATGTGTAATCTCATGCGCTATTACTGTACCGATAGACCCCAAATTTTCCTCAGGCTTTCCATCAGAATAATAAAACGGCTCCTGAAGTATTCCGGCCGGGAAGTTAATAGAGTTATCAGTTTGCATATATCCGGCATTTACGGTGTATACCGGAACTACGCTCCAATAATCGGCTTTTTCTGCAGGCTTTCCCTGGCTTTCAGCTATATCAGCATACGCGGATTTTCTTATACTGTTCATAGTATTAAAATATGCGTATTTTTCATTTGGAGAATAAACCGTTATATCGTCAATATAATCCTCAAATGATTCAGGATAACCAACGTTAACAGACATTGCGTCAATTTTTCTTATTGCTTTCTCTTTTGTGGCTTCACCCATCCAGGTTAGATTTGCAATCCTGTTTCTGAAAATATCTATAAACTCATTTACCATATTTTCAACATCTTTTTTAGTCTCATCAGAAAAATTTCGTTTTATATATTCTTCACTCAAATATGAAGATAAAGTATTTTTGGTAGTAGTCAAAGCTATATCCTCAGCAGGACTTGTAACGTCCATTCCAAAATAATCCGACTCAAAATCATTCGCTGCGTCAATAAAACGTTTATCCAGCTGAGAACCCAAACTTAAAACAGAAATTTTAAGTATTGTTTTCAATAAATCAATGTTTTTGTCATTAACATATGAAGCAAACGCTTCCATAACCTTTGGAGTTGTGACTAAAACATTATCTTCCGGATGAAGACCTAATGCTTCCAAAAGCTTATCAAAATCAAATGCAGGGAACAAATCACACAGCTCTGAATAACTATAAAGATTATAAATATTATCTATATTAGAAGCTTCTTGGTTTGACATTACATATTGAGATAAATCCTTTTCAAAAGCGATAAACTTCTCAACATCTTCTGCAGCTTTAGTGTTGTCTTCGCCGCCGAGAACCAAGATATTTGTCAAGTAATCTTTATAGCTGTTCATAATATCTTCATTTTCATAGTCTGCTTTGGTACGGCTCGGCGAATACGTCCCAAAAGCAAGGATGTTTTTTGTGTTATCTTTAAAATCAGCGACAATCGCAAAAGCTGCAAACGTGGTAACTAAATAATCTTTTACAATCTTTGTTGACAAAGCGTCTAACTCGTCAAGCGATTCTATTTTATCAATTTCATCAAGATACGGCTTTAGCGGTTCAATATCCTGTTCAGTTCCCTCGCCGGTGTTTAAGTTTTTAACACTGGTATAAAAATCAGCTATTATCTCACCATTGCTGCCGGCAGGCTGTTCTTCTGACAAATAATTGTTAATAATATCTGAGATTATTTCATCATTTCTCTCGTCAACTTCATGAAACGATGAAGTTACTACATTGCCTTGAGAAATTTCTGCAGTGTTATAATAATCTTTGTTGATATAAGCCTGAAAGTCATCCTTTAGATTAGATCCAAAAAGATAATATAACCTGCGGATAATCAAAGTAACCTCGTCCTCGGTTATAAAATCCTCAGAACCGAGCAATCCATCACCTTTTCCAACCAGTATCCCGCGGCTTGCCAAATTATTAACAGCGTCTTCAGCCCAGTCAGGAACATCAGAAAATGTTAAATCAGTTTCGCTGATACGTTTAAAGTTCTTATCAGGTTCAGGCATTTTTCCAAAAGCACGGTCGGCCATAACAACAGCCTCGGAACGCGTAATATACTGGTCGTCTTTTGTGTCCCCGTCGCCATATCCTTTTATAATGTCTCCTCTGGTTATTCCTGCATTATAATCATCCGAAACAGACAAAAGCTTATCGGCAACATATCCTCTTGTTGCATAACCTGCGCCGTCTTCTTCTGCAATGACAATAAACGGCATTGTGCTTATAAGCATAGATAGAGCCAGCATTAAAGATAGCAGTTTTTTCTTCATTTTCTCACCTCGTATTATAATATTTTTTGTTTTTTCATTTTTAATTATACCATTGGCAAGTTTTTGTGTCAATCAAATTAGTTACCGATAAATATATATGTATTATTTCTTTTAACATAAAAGATTAATTCTAAGCGGTTGAAAACTAAAACCGTACCAGCTTAAAAATTCGGTCACAATTTAAGTATAAATATTATTAACTATGTTTATATAATCAAAACGCATATTTTATAAAAGTAAAATATTACTTAAAAATATATTGGCACGGAATTATGACATAAGCTATAAAGCTCTGAGAAAAGACAGGTAACCTCGTATAATAAATTCAAGTTGTCTGCATAAAAACAGCGCAGCAGTCATAAAACTGCTACGCTTTAAAAATCTCTTTTTTAGTGGTTACACCATTGTCTTTTTGTATATCTTAAATTTTAAACAACTTTTTATAATATTTATTAAATTCTAACAAAATTTAATTTTAAATAATAGTATTTACTTTATTTAAAAAGCTTTTTCTAACCTGTATTTTTATAAATAATACTTTTATTTATTCAGTTCTTGTGAAAGCAATTTATTTACCACTCCAGGGTCGCCTTTTCCCTTTAACTCTTTCATGCACTGACCCATCAAAAATCCTATAGCTTTCTTGTTTCCTGAATTATAATCGGCAACAGGCTGAGGATTATTTTCAATAACCTTCTTAACTATATCAAGAACCAATCCTTCGTCGCTTACCTGCTCTAGATTATTATCTTTAACATATTTTTCTACATCCAAATCTTCATTGAAAGCGATTCCGAAAATTTCTTTAGCTTTGTTACGGTTGATTGTTTTCTTATCAACCAGCTCTATCAGCTTGGCAAGAGCTTTGGACGTGAGCTTCATATCCTTGGCTTCTATACCCTCATCGCTCAGTTTTCTCATTAGCTCGCCCATAATCCAGTTTGAAACTTCTTTAGGGTTATTGCATATCGCCGTTGTCTCCTCAAAGAAGTCAGCCAGCGCTTTCTGACCTGTTATCATGTTGGCGTCATATTCCGGCAGGCCAAAATCTTTGATATAACGCGCCTTTTTCTCAGGAGCAAGTTCCGGCAAACTGCTTTCAATAGAATTAAACCACTCGTCATCTATATCAATAGGCGGAATATCCGGCTCAGGAAAATATCTGTAATCCTGTGCGTTTTCCTTGCTTCTCATAGCATAGCTCTTGTCTTTATTATCATCCCAGCGCCTTGTCTCCTGTACGACCTTTCCGCCGCGCTCCAATAAGTCTATTTGGCGTTTAGCTTCAAAAGCTATAGCTTTTGAAATAGCTTTAAACGAGTTAAGGTTTTTCATTTCTGTCCTTGTTCCGAATTCTTCCTCGCCGACTTTTCTGACTGACAGGTTGACATCGGCACGCATTGACCCCTCCTGCATCTTACAGTCCGAAACTCCAAGGTATTCCAGAGTGGATTTCAGCTTAGACAGATATGCG is from Monoglobus pectinilyticus and encodes:
- a CDS encoding leucine-rich repeat protein; this translates as MKKYILILLTILSLSVIFYFPVSADTYEELTYIKSWDGITITGCSENSTNIIIPSMIDGLPVTTVGTRAFANTRKLNSVIISDGVIKLDYQSFENSSVKSVSLPDTIQTIGGYVFNNCNYLSEINLPSELQNIGYSAFSNCSRLTSINIPNGITEIRDNCFSGCSSLSNIDIPLSVTSIGISAFSDCAGLTSVTVPDTVTFLGDFTFSGCTGLISASLPEGITEINGTFSGCTSLTDFIIPKTVTSISEAFEGCAFKNIEIPNAITKIGKNSFKNCTALENIKIPDSVTEINVYAFSNCVSLKHIDMPKYLPKIDYYVFLSCRSLKDIVIPDGVTEVGGAAFKNCSALESVLLPDSVISIKDSAFESCTSLKYIELPNNVNEICKETFTGCTALENVKMFNSINTIGESAFQGCRSLKSIQLPNSLTEITNDVFNECYSLKKVSIPNSIKNIGQSAFKNCVSLESIILPDTIEYIYGKTFQNCCSITEITIPENVKSIYNEAFKDCTYLKKINFNKALETIGYSAFQNCYSLTEVTIPENVTSIGSEIFKNCTSLKKVNLNNALKEIGSAAFINCYYLTEITIPKGVESIKTKTLKNCTYLKNVNLSEGLKYIGNEAFTKCASLSDIELPESIESVSSTIFLNCDRIGNMYDHFAALKNIERKMILTIDNDTAKVGNIDVYLGAAPQIVNNRTMLPARPVADFIGAKTDWSELDETVTIHSNNNNIKLKLGSNIAYVNNKAQTLDSPPYLYKDRTFVPLRFLVENLDAKITWDEESQTVTIE
- the eno gene encoding phosphopyruvate hydratase, yielding MKEYLQIEKVIGREILDSRGNPTVEAEVHLADGTIGRGTAPSGASTGEFEALELRDDDKDRYLGKGVTKAVENINTIINETISGMDASDIYAIDKAMIAADGTKDKSKLGANAILAVSIAASRAASISLDIPLYKFWGGISGNILPVPMMNILNGGAHAANTVDVQEFMIMPVGAKSFKEALRWCAEVFHALASLLKSKGLTTSVGDEGGFAPDLASDEEAIQYILEAVKAAGYEPEKDFMIAMDAATSEWKGSKPGEYILPKAGTKFTSEELIAHWKKLVEKYPIISIEDALDEEDWEGWQKLTQELGNKVQLVGDDLFVTNTERLKKGIDLACGNSILIKLNQIGSVSETLEAIKMAHKSGYTAISSHRSGETEDTTIADLAVALNTCQIKTGAPSRSERVAKYNQLIRIEEELGDSAVYPGLSAFNIKNK
- a CDS encoding DUF2325 domain-containing protein, translated to MSIVLTGGNDRIATRYKDIFKSYKYKAKVFTQMPPYFENKLGKHAIMVVFINTCSHKMINTVNQRSAKHNIPVIKSHCASVTTLK
- the gatB gene encoding Asp-tRNA(Asn)/Glu-tRNA(Gln) amidotransferase subunit GatB; translation: MAWETVMGLEVHVELATKSKIFCSCTTEFGGEPNTHCCPICTGMPGTLPVVNKQVVNFAMKAGIALNCDITRYNKFDRKNYFYPDLPKAYQISQLYLPICQNGRVPIEIESGVKKDIRIHEIHMEEDAGKLIHDEFNDETKCDYNRCGVPLIEIVSEPDFRSADEVIAYLSKLKSTLEYLGVSDCKMQEGSMRADVNLSVRKVGEEEFGTRTEMKNLNSFKAISKAIAFEAKRQIDLLERGGKVVQETRRWDDNKDKSYAMRSKENAQDYRYFPEPDIPPIDIDDEWFNSIESSLPELAPEKKARYIKDFGLPEYDANMITGQKALADFFEETTAICNNPKEVSNWIMGELMRKLSDEGIEAKDMKLTSKALAKLIELVDKKTINRNKAKEIFGIAFNEDLDVEKYVKDNNLEQVSDEGLVLDIVKKVIENNPQPVADYNSGNKKAIGFLMGQCMKELKGKGDPGVVNKLLSQELNK
- a CDS encoding M13-type metalloendopeptidase yields the protein MKKKLLSLMLALSMLISTMPFIVIAEEDGAGYATRGYVADKLLSVSDDYNAGITRGDIIKGYGDGDTKDDQYITRSEAVVMADRAFGKMPEPDKNFKRISETDLTFSDVPDWAEDAVNNLASRGILVGKGDGLLGSEDFITEDEVTLIIRRLYYLFGSNLKDDFQAYINKDYYNTAEISQGNVVTSSFHEVDERNDEIISDIINNYLSEEQPAGSNGEIIADFYTSVKNLNTGEGTEQDIEPLKPYLDEIDKIESLDELDALSTKIVKDYLVTTFAAFAIVADFKDNTKNILAFGTYSPSRTKADYENEDIMNSYKDYLTNILVLGGEDNTKAAEDVEKFIAFEKDLSQYVMSNQEASNIDNIYNLYSYSELCDLFPAFDFDKLLEALGLHPEDNVLVTTPKVMEAFASYVNDKNIDLLKTILKISVLSLGSQLDKRFIDAANDFESDYFGMDVTSPAEDIALTTTKNTLSSYLSEEYIKRNFSDETKKDVENMVNEFIDIFRNRIANLTWMGEATKEKAIRKIDAMSVNVGYPESFEDYIDDITVYSPNEKYAYFNTMNSIRKSAYADIAESQGKPAEKADYWSVVPVYTVNAGYMQTDNSINFPAGILQEPFYYSDGKPEENLGSIGTVIAHEITHAFDNNGAKFDEFGNAANWWTEEDLAVFEQLCQDVVNYYNGFESAPGIQTDGELTISENVADIGGMACALDAMKKLENPDYKLFFESNAKLWKITGQRQYLESLSTIDVHSFGIVRANRLAALFDEFYEAFDITEEDGMYVAPENRVSIW
- the rpsB gene encoding 30S ribosomal protein S2, with product MGVVQMKQLLEAGVHFGHQTRRWNPKMAEYIFTERNGIYIIDLQKTVKMIEEAYYFTRDVAAEGGSVLFVGTKKQAQEAIKEEAERTGMYYVNARWLGGMLTNFKTIKKRISRLFQLDKMAEDGTMELLPKKEVIKLNLEKERLEKFLGGIKNMQNLPSAMFVVDPRKEKNAIAEAHKLGIPVIAIVDTNCDPEEADYPIPGNDDAIRAVKLIVSTIGNAILEGKQGEQMEETQNEEVTLDVLDE
- the tsf gene encoding translation elongation factor Ts, which translates into the protein MAFTAQDVKTLREMTGCGMMDCKKALTETDGDQEKAIEYLREKGLSKAAKKAGRIAAEGMVGSFVYGDTGVVVEVNSETDFVAKNADFQKFVEDIAKTIANNAPADVEELKTLTIDGGSQTVGDALTEKIATIGENMNIRRFETYKGINQSYVHAGGRIGVLVNFEVSDASKAETPEFVEMAKNVAMQIAAAAPEYLTEETVPTEVVEKEAEILKQQALNEGKPEAIVDKMVAGRIKKYYKEVCLVDQAYVKDPDMSVQKYVDGVANTLGTEIKIAKFARFEKGEGMEKKQDNFAEEVASMMK